From the genome of Procambarus clarkii isolate CNS0578487 chromosome 66, FALCON_Pclarkii_2.0, whole genome shotgun sequence:
ATGGTACTCGAGAACCGACTGCTGACTCCATGACACACTGAAAAAGACGACCAATAACGCGTCATATTTCTCCATATCGTAAACATGACACCTGAAGATAATTAAGACCTTGGACTGTGATAAGTATTGCACCAAACCTAAAATTGTTTATTGTCTTGCCATAAAATCAATATTGCAATGCCTTATATAGTTTAGCATTCTCTATAAAAACTTAAGTTTAAAGCAACAACACTAGAAAATTTAAATATTGCATAGATTTGTCTTGTTTATTGATGTGCTGCTCTGTTGTATGCGGTTTTCTACTTTAGTTTTTCAATGTTTCACATAATTGCTAATGTGTTCTTAAAGTGTTACAAGCAATTTTATAGAAATGGGCTTTGATAgcagttaggttagttattgcagtGGTGTAGGTAGGCTAGTTATTGCAGTGTTGTAACTAGCCTAGTTactgtattgttgttgttgtagtcaaATTACAACTACATAGTTATAGTTTCCCGGCTTTtctccttttgataattacttagtaCTTTAGTGTTGCATTAAAAAAAACTTGTGGTACAACATTGTTGCTAGTAATGTTGCTTCTATTGTAGTCATCAGGTCATCTAACACAGTTTAGGCAagattgtaattaaattttgtcaataaagatgctaataataataataatctaacactgcagagttacaaactaaatacaattttaatatttctaagattcaacagagcagttgTTAGAACACATGGGGCATAATCTTACTGCAGCAAACATAGGAGCCATAAATACTCAATTtctgcctaagtaaaacagaaacacttAGTAGGCcatccagaggcttagggccccatGCACAAATATCcctataaaaaataaataaaattattaagtgtTGCACACACGCAGGTGTACCACATGTGCGACACACTGGAGAAGCAGTACTCATACCTGTGTCccaaccatacactcttcaaccaGAAGTTCATGGTGTGCGACCACTGGTATATGGTCAACTGCTCCTCTGCCCAAGATTTCTACCATCTCAACCACCACATTGGGGAAGGTGAAtagcccctcttcctcctcctctcagtTCTTTGTCTGTTATTTGCCATATTTGTTCTGTCGTATTGATCAAACCCCATCATGTGTTTTCTTCAGCAGTTAATCTGTGTCATTTACGTTTTGTCATGTTTACTTTAAAATTTATATTCATGTAAAAAACTTAATATATCCTGATATCTCTAGTTTGCAACTAAACATCTTCATGTTTCTTGAGGcctttttaaatttaattatggagaatgttATCTTTatatttaattacaatatctTCAAAAAGATTTTTAATAATAAGGATACTTATCAATCTGAAATTCATAATATTAAAAAACAGCTCTACTTCCAGGAATAATTCAAGATACTTCTTGGACCCTGGTTCAAGTCTCATATTTCTCAAAACATTTTGTTTTACTTGCTGATTAAGGACTGCCCTAATTTTGTTTTCCTGTGTTGCCAGTGGGAGGTGGGAGCACTGGAGCCAACACCATCCAGGTGAGTGCAGTGGGAGGTAATGATGCCAGAGACACATCGCCTAAGGATACCAAGACCTCATCTCCCCTTCCCACCTTCAAGTCATCTTGGCCAGAATTCCCAAAATCTCGAGTTCCGTCCACACAGCAGACCGTGGAGACCACGAGACCCACTATACCACCCTTCACAACACCAAGGCTCACCAGACAACCTCTTATAATGAAGACAACCACACCACCCTTAACCACCAAGAAACCTGTCACTTCAGGCATTACTCAGTCCATCACTGCCACAGGTTTTCAGTTTGACCCAAACCAACTTCAGCTTCTTCCCACCCCATTACCCTTGACACAACCCATCACACTGCCCACTTCCTTCACCAGCCCTCTAAAAACCATTACTGCACTACTGCCTACTGCTGCCAAGGCTGAACTGTCCAAACCTATAACACCACCATATCGTGGTCTTGCAGCCATCTCGCTACCAAACATTCAAAGTCGAATAAATTTACAGATTAGTGCCCTGGAAGCATCTGATAATCTAAACGGCACACAACTGGGAGATAATATTAGTACACGCACTGGTCCTACGAGAGACAGAACCGACCCGCAGGTTGAGACATCATTTAACCAGACTCCTCGCTCTAAACCATCGTTTACTATGATGCCAGGAAGAGTTGCTCGAAGACCTGGAAACAAGTTTGCATTTACTAGCATCAGGGATGAACAACCTCCATTCAGTCCTAAAGGCTTTCAGGGCATTCCCCTCAGACCACTAGTAGTGCGTCCCCCAAGCAACACACAGACCTTTCTAACCACTACACCAGAAGTCACTCGCACCTCCACTGATCAAGTCACGCAACATTCTACACCTGGTGTGCTTGCTGCACCTTTGACATTTAATATACCACCCTTAAGAGATTTTGATGAATTTAGAATTCCCACCACCTTCTTGCAGCCGCCATCTCTACGTTCAATCTCTCACGACTTTGGCCCACTTCAGCCTCCTGCCCACCAAAATACTACTTCCATCAGACATGTTAATCAAGAGTTCCCAACACCTTTATTTACTCCTGGTAGAAACAGAAATTCACGTCTCCGTCCATCCAAAGAGACGGTCCCAGAAGCATTACATATTCAGTTCTCCTCCAGGGGTAACAGAGACTTCTTCATACCTACAGCAGGGCTCTCTCTCCCTGCACCAGACTTGTCGCAAGTGGACCAAAACAACTTGGGCGAGACCCCAGAGCACCCGGATgatgatcaccaccaccaccatcatggggaTGGTGGGTTTCATATGACAATGGTGTTCCCAGCACCCCTAGAGGAAAGGATGGCAGAGTTGCAGCTCAAACCCGAGTGCCCACGCTGCCATCCAGTGTTTCTCAGGCCTGGGGAATGTCATCCTTGTGTCCTCATAAAATGAAATAAGACTTTTTATCATCAGCTTATAGTACATAATACACTGTAACAAATATTATATAAGGATTACAAAACCATTGCATCAACCCAAATCTCATCTGTTGTGCACAAGTAATGCTCTGCCAATTAGACCGCCAAGTGCTACTGTATGATAAAATACCATCTCATTTTTATACATTTATGTTGGAATCTGGACAACCCAATGAACTTTACATAAAACATAACTATCTTACTTACAAAGTAAGATTTACTTACAAAGAGTAAGTCTTTGTGTTACTCCTGTGACCATTAAAGTACTATAAATAAAAAGCAAATAGCACCACAATAGGCCAGTTGACCATGCCCAAATGACTGCTGTGAAACCAGTCTGACAACATAGGTTATTAGCAGCGAGTATAATTTGACCAATTGGTTGTAATCACAGCCAGCGTGACTGACAAAAGGGTTACCAGCCATGGTCGTGTCTAGGAACATACACCTCATTCTCTGGGGGCTCCAAAGAGGGCCTCATTTAAAACTCTAGAAGAGTTTGAAAGATTTGTATATAAGCTCTCCTTGGGTCCTAGGAGGGGCATGTAAATTAAGTATTTAGCAAAGTAAAAGATGTAAATACCTTTACTTTTCTTCACAATACAAGTTGTACATGAAGTGCTGGATTAATGGAAGCAATGCAAGTGGATCGATGAAACATGGAGAGAATACTGTATTAATGCATTATTGGCATCTTTCCTATGATGAAAATGGTTGCCATATTTACTGTAAACATAAAACATAActgtatatttgtataaaatatgtatttttgtttttaatcACAAAATTAAACCTGTAGTTTAGAGGTCATATCACCAATTTGTTGCAAAGGTTGAATCTGAATACTGTAaagcagaaattttgaaaaagacagGTATAACAGATCAAAGATGAGGTGTACTGTATATTGGTTGCATATGCACCATTAGTCATTACTCTCACATTTTGGTCAAAAGCACAAATAGGAAACTGTGGTACCTCTTTATACCGAGATACCAAATTCAGTCATATTTTAGCTCATCTTCCTAGCAGAGGTTACTTTTTGCACCCAGCTTACACCAGACAGCTTATAAAATGTCTGTTTCTGTGAGGTTCAGGCGTTAATGTAATGGTTTTATATTACTTTGATTTACATACAGGTCTTGCCTCATTAACATTAATTTCAAGATGCAATGATCTGTTAAGGACAACTGCTTAATTAGTATACTGTTGTAGCACATGTTAGTTTACAAGGACATACATACGGTTACCTTGTGGTGGTTCCTATGGCAAGtcaaccatatgtatttattgaaAGTACTGTAAATCATGACAAAATTCGGACAGTGTCGACTGTGAAACAAGGGCATCATCATGTGTATTAATGACCCCTTGTGCATGTAGGCTGATATTTGCTACACTTATGTTTCCACTTTTGCATTGTTTAAATTTTACATGGATTTTGACTAAGGCAGTGAAAAGTTTCATTTGGGACACTTAATTCAATTTTACTAAGTCTTAGGGTAActttcataatgaataccatcaatATGAAACCAACTtccatttgtttttttttatcatctaACCATGTATGTTAGTCCCAAAGTTTTCCTAACCAAATAAGATAATTTTCAACCATTCCAACATGCTTGTCAAACTAAACACTGCCTTCATGCATAAGCTTCAGCAGAAGTAAACAATAGCTTTCCTTATCATTCGAaataatgtacagtatatattaattttatttatctaacCTTTCAAAATCGAGATTCTATATTTCAATGAAAGCATTTAGAACTGAACTGTGTAAGCGGTACGACTCTGACCTCTGTTTGGTTACCAGTGTTGTCATTGAGCATTTTTAGTTAGAATTTTATGCATTAAGCACAATGCATGATATAATACAGTATTCTACACAAGAAGCAGACTACTGTAGGTGGTTATATAATTAAAAGAAATAATTATAAAAAGTAGATGTGCAGGTCACATCATAGTTTTAgaatacaaacaaaaaaattatatatataaaaggctTAAAGGCACAAAGATCTATTGATCTACAGAATATTCCCGACACCTTGACCCTCTAGTTATTCATGTTCCCTAACAGTTACCCCCATGTATGTATATTATTTCCCTGACACTAACACTTTAAGCCTTCATGTGTCAAGTCTCAACACAACgatacatatacataaacaagagCATATTTCAATTCTTCATGTTAGTATTACTGAAAACATAGATGTTGTGTTACACATTCAGTACTAGGAAGAATTGTAGCAAAAGAATAGCACCAAATAATGTTCATGCCACACAATGGTttttagtaactaagtgatttatTTTGTATGGAATGATTATTAAATGTGAGCTAGCATGTAATATAACAGAACAATACAGTACGGTAGATTGTATACAAAACTCATACTGCAATTTCAAATTTTAACATTTTAAAATGAGTCAGATGAAGTTTGTACAAACTAAACATGTCAAGCATCACTCATTGTATGCTTACAGTAATATATTCACATAGTTGCAAAGACAGTTATGAAGGAGAAATAATTTCTAAAAGGTACTAGGTATACTAGTACAGTAAATAATATAGTAAAAGGTGCTATATTAGTGTGTTATCTAGTACTGCTGGATCGAGTGATAACATGTCTGGCAAAATACTGGTTATGTTCTACCATTGATAGGATGATTATCATCTGGGCCTGGAAGAAACATGCTAAATGTATCAAGATCAGCTTCattatacaatactgtattttagtaaaatatataatttgtataaatGATATAATTCAAAAGTACTGAATGAAATGTTTTAATATTACAGTTGCTAACTTCAATTGTGCTGTTTAATTTCAACTCTCATTTTTATGAATTGTGTCTTATTTACCGAAGGGCCACGATCGCTAGTGGACAAATGAGGACAGGAAATCAGCAGTTTGTTAAAGGTTCTCGCACTATTCCTGAAAACTTTTCTCGCTGAATTTTGAATTGGAATACTGTACTTAGTTTACTGTGTAGTTGCTGAATCGTAATTATTGTAATTACAGGGTGTTTTCATGTAACTGATAATGAAACCGAGACAATGCAATGCTGCATGGACTGAACTGCTTACAGGCACGTTACTCACTGAAGAACAAAACATGTTATGCATCACTTGCCTAGGTGCAAGCAAGTGTATAAAACTAACAGTAATACTCTGCTATTGTTGTCAATTAAATCATATCTAAGCACTTCACACACTTTCACAAACTTGAAACAGAAGTGAACAGAATATTGGCAAGAATTAAAACTTGACAACGGATCAAACTACAGGATATTAAACAACCAATCAGGGCAAGTGGACACACCTTTGGCTAGCTCATAACGCTAATGCTGCCAGTGACAATTTGGTTACCACAGGCTCTAacaatatataacattaatatggGTGCCCCATGCTTCCTCAATGAGCCAGCCTATGGCTGTGTGTTGAGTTGGCTATTGTTCAGACTGTGTGACTGAGAAGAGGGCACCAACTTCCTTCCATGTCATAGGAAGCCAAACTCTGTTCACGATGGTTGTCTCGCTCTCCTTTCCGAGCAGGCAATGAACTACTAGATTTCATATCCATTTACAATTGTTCAAAATAGTGATCAAAAGAGTGACCCTGAGCAATGAGACAAGATCAGAGTGAAATTTGcaagttttttttaatattcttaaTCCTGGTCAATAAGAggaagagtgttggtggtggtacaccAGAACTAGGAGAAAGTGTCATATCACTGGAAATGAAAgtgttgatgaccaaaccacacaccatatgaggagacgacgacgtttcggtccgtcttggaccattttcATATCGATTGTGTGACCATTATCACACAATTtaaaaatggtccaggacagatcaAAATGTCgtagtctcctcatcttctggtgtttggtttggtcatcatttcttcagccacattattatgACATCATCTGCATGAAAGTGTTCATAATAAAGTACTCACAGAGAGGAGAAATAAACACAGGTTGCACATGTGTATGGGGGTAACCCAACTAATAATAACCACCATCATTACAAGGCTACAATTTTAGAACTTGTGAAGTGTTCAGCACCAATAAAATGTTGTATGTAACTGAAAAGTGCATTATCATTAATTCTGACGGAAAATCTGGGTTTGTCACCTTTCCTCAGTAATTATATATTTAGCAACCAAGGAAACTCCAACATTCAAGGCATATAAAACTAGCATTTGTTCAACATTATTTATATGTTAAAATAAAATTCCAATACAACTTCTTTAGATGCCAAATGGGAAATTGCCTTCACATTTCAAACTAATCAAAGTACTGTACCTGTATGATGGAAAATCATGAATGTCCCACATTGTAAGTTAAGATCTCCCTGTACCTTATACAATATGGCAAAAATGGACAAGCTACAGTTTCAAACTAATGCCAGCTACATTGAAATACAGTACATCTTTGATACAATAATGATACAACCCTCACCAACTGCTACCCAACTGCTGTATAGAAGATTGATTTATGTTTGATATAACAGTTA
Proteins encoded in this window:
- the LOC123769253 gene encoding mucin-3A produces the protein MRTCVNQWTSRRVLALDHQQPVQQKIHHRPLQKRAQRGPRRDMMSLSRPTPFLPPPQLLPHLPLQRPLRRLPHLLFILFLFFLTSCSSGVTGQHKDDKPYPQLGAIPVTTFNCVGQAAGYYADPDTGCQVYHMCDTLEKQYSYLCPNHTLFNQKFMVCDHWYMVNCSSAQDFYHLNHHIGEVGGGSTGANTIQVSAVGGNDARDTSPKDTKTSSPLPTFKSSWPEFPKSRVPSTQQTVETTRPTIPPFTTPRLTRQPLIMKTTTPPLTTKKPVTSGITQSITATGFQFDPNQLQLLPTPLPLTQPITLPTSFTSPLKTITALLPTAAKAELSKPITPPYRGLAAISLPNIQSRINLQISALEASDNLNGTQLGDNISTRTGPTRDRTDPQVETSFNQTPRSKPSFTMMPGRVARRPGNKFAFTSIRDEQPPFSPKGFQGIPLRPLVVRPPSNTQTFLTTTPEVTRTSTDQVTQHSTPGVLAAPLTFNIPPLRDFDEFRIPTTFLQPPSLRSISHDFGPLQPPAHQNTTSIRHVNQEFPTPLFTPGRNRNSRLRPSKETVPEALHIQFSSRGNRDFFIPTAGLSLPAPDLSQVDQNNLGETPEHPDDDHHHHHHGDGGFHMTMVFPAPLEERMAELQLKPECPRCHPVFLRPGECHPCVLIK